A window of Ooceraea biroi isolate clonal line C1 chromosome 9, Obir_v5.4, whole genome shotgun sequence genomic DNA:
TCTATCGAACAATATATCGTCGTTTGTGCTCCCTGTTCAGGATTCTTTATGAAAGGTTGCTTCAAATATCCCGCGATAGCGTAAAGATAGCGTACAATAGAAAACGCATTTTCAAAATGTCGAGTTAATTCGGTCGTTATAACGCCAGGATGCAAAGAGTATACGTTTATTCCCTCAATATTTGTCTCTAAGAGAAAAACGTGTTGTTCGTGAATTTATGATTTACTTTGATCTTTGAAGCACAATCTCTTTTAGAATAAGTGTTATCTCTCATCGTTAAATAAATCGACATTACAATGGAGACACTTTGTATATTACATTGTGTATTAGACGATTTACCTTTTAACTGACGAACCAATTCCCTGGTGAACAATATGTTTGCCAGTTTACTTTGCATATAAGCTCTGATAGGATTGTATGAGTTCTCCAAATTTAAGTCATCGTGTATAGCGCCAACTGCAACACAACCGTATCAACCCGTTCTTTCTACTGTAGCATATCAGTTTATCTTAACGGATGTTACATGGATTTGCACGTACCCGTTAATAGAGTCGATatgctctttcttttttttgtacaaTAATGAATTTACTGTGTATAATACTTTGATGACTTGtgatgcaaatatatataaataaatatattctacaaTACAATACGAAATTTCCGTACAAGTATGCATAATCGATGACACATTCACTATTCTACAACCAGGAGTAGAGGATTGAATTTTTGGCAGCAACAAGAGCGTTAAGAGAAAAGGACCGATGTAGTTTGTTTGTAATTGTAGTTCAAATCCATCCTCGGTTCTTTCTTGCTTTGTCGTCAATATGCCGGCGTTGTTTATTAGTAGATGAATGGCCGATTCCTTTGCCAACAAATTCTTGGCGCATTCTCGAATGCTTGTCAGACTCGAGAGATCCAACTGATAGATAGCGAGTTCGCCTGGATTACCTCGAAACTGTTCTCTGTCAGGCCTGGACGTTACAAAACCGATTTATTACAAGTAATGCTCATTGTTCTTTTTCAAAAGACTGCTGCACAAGTTTCGGTCTCTGTATAAATAAACTTTCTACATATGGAATCCTGTGTCGTAAGTATCGTCACACTAATTTTCTCGGAATTTTTAGTctcgaaaatggaaaatgatCACAGATCTCTATTTTCTGTTGTGATGCCAAATGAGCACATTatggataaaataaatttacacgCACGAGCCTTTCAATGGATGTGTCAATTCCGTTGTTTCGGACGTACCATACGTACGCATTGATAGACTATTTGCTGGTAACGTATTATTCTCTGtggtttattacaaatactaataatataattaatctaatc
This region includes:
- the LOC105276257 gene encoding retinol dehydrogenase 11, with product MWLFHSQCTSKTRLVGKTVVITGANTGIGKETARDLYRRGAKVILACRNIEKAYDALEDIKNNPPSRPDREQFRGNPGELAIYQLDLSSLTSIRECAKNLLAKESAIHLLINNAGILTTKQERTEDGFELQLQTNYIGPFLLTLLLLPKIQSSTPGCRIVNVSSIMHTFGAIHDDLNLENSYNPIRAYMQSKLANILFTRELVRQLKETNIEGINVYSLHPGVITTELTRHFENAFSIVRYLYAIAGYLKQPFIKNPEQGAQTTIYCSIDETAAYETGLYYKECGVATPTRQAQDDQMAKNLWNRTCLLLGLKPDQDLATLLKDVSRLIAE